The following are from one region of the Methylophilus sp. DW102 genome:
- a CDS encoding 2Fe-2S iron-sulfur cluster-binding protein, with translation MRLQNTSGEWINRNNKIKFSFEGKEYEGFEGDTISSALWAAGEKVLGRSFKYHRPRGIFTLANHDVNIMVTDGVDTNIRADVVQLKAGMKLQVVNVDGGVMADKKRFLDSISALLPVGFYYKAFHTPRGLFPFWERIIRNAAGLGVVNFNYPRLLKKKQHSHYDLLVVGAGPSGISAALTAAREGLEVLLVDENANPGGSFAYDNAGNSEHHEQLANMLSEAQSLRNLKVKTNAYAAGYYADHLIPIVDESGITKVRAKAVIVASGAFEQPPVFRNNDLPGVMLGSAAQRLIARYAVKPFLKGVVVTANSHGYRVALDLIASGVEVAAIVDMRAGGETDAIASVVANKGIPIHNGACIYEAVPVSGKLGVKGAIVADYDEGSAQADIRKSVQIDCDGIVMCAGWAPAAALLYQAGTGMRYDDQIHQFVPSRLPNGIFAAGKVNGVFGLNQRLQDGARAASDALKYLGYVGNDTTVDSFSGSSPSHPYPIVMHPKGKNFVDFDEDISVKDFIHAAQEGFDNIELMKRFTTVGMGPSQGKHSNMNAIRILARIRSLPVNKIGTTTARPFFHPTPIGHLAGRGLHPHRDTPLHQWHAEHGAVFTDVGAWKRPAYYKVDGQTKEQSIQNEAKAVRSAAGIIDVSTLGKIEIHGANAAEFLERFYTGNFKDQRVGRSRYALMLDESGVMVDDGVACRIAENFFYVTASTSNAAAVYREMQRWNQIWGLNVTFINVTGAYGAVNIAGPLARKVLQKITLLDLSEDQFLLGAVADTSIGEIKARVIRVGFVSNQAYEIHVPASSVLKLWNLLLDSGSVDGRVKPFGTEAQRLLRLEMGHPLVGHDTDGLTNPFELGADWAINLNKSFFIGKRSLQIIRKRPLLKKLVAFSFKPDFQGPVPCECNLVISKSGQIEGRVTSLSLSPTLQRFIGFAYVSPTNTTLGDVLSIRTDSGQMVEAYVVQSPFIEGD, from the coding sequence TTAAATACCATCGCCCCAGAGGCATTTTTACCTTGGCAAATCATGACGTCAACATCATGGTGACAGATGGTGTCGATACCAATATCCGAGCCGATGTTGTTCAGCTTAAAGCGGGGATGAAACTCCAAGTAGTCAATGTTGACGGCGGGGTGATGGCGGATAAGAAGCGCTTTCTTGATTCGATATCGGCGCTCTTACCCGTTGGTTTTTATTACAAAGCATTTCATACCCCACGTGGTTTGTTTCCGTTTTGGGAGCGCATCATTCGCAATGCAGCTGGTTTGGGCGTGGTGAACTTTAACTATCCGCGGCTCTTAAAAAAGAAACAGCATTCGCATTACGATCTCCTTGTGGTTGGCGCTGGCCCTTCAGGGATATCTGCTGCTTTGACTGCAGCCCGTGAAGGCTTAGAGGTTCTTTTGGTGGATGAAAATGCCAACCCCGGCGGAAGTTTTGCTTACGACAATGCAGGCAATTCAGAGCATCACGAACAGTTAGCAAACATGTTGAGTGAAGCACAAAGCCTGCGTAATTTAAAAGTGAAAACTAATGCTTATGCAGCCGGATATTATGCTGATCATCTGATCCCGATCGTAGACGAATCTGGAATCACAAAAGTACGTGCTAAAGCAGTGATTGTTGCCAGTGGCGCCTTTGAGCAACCTCCTGTGTTCAGAAACAACGATCTACCGGGAGTCATGCTTGGTTCCGCCGCGCAACGTCTCATTGCACGATACGCCGTTAAGCCATTCTTGAAGGGGGTAGTCGTCACCGCTAATAGCCATGGTTACCGGGTGGCGCTTGATCTGATTGCATCCGGTGTAGAGGTCGCGGCGATTGTTGATATGCGGGCGGGTGGAGAGACGGATGCCATTGCCAGTGTGGTCGCAAATAAAGGCATACCAATCCATAACGGTGCTTGCATCTATGAAGCTGTGCCGGTATCCGGCAAGTTAGGTGTCAAAGGCGCGATTGTCGCGGATTACGATGAAGGCTCTGCGCAGGCCGATATTCGGAAATCCGTACAGATTGACTGTGACGGTATTGTCATGTGTGCAGGCTGGGCGCCTGCTGCTGCATTGCTCTATCAAGCTGGTACCGGCATGCGTTATGACGATCAAATACACCAATTCGTACCGTCAAGACTGCCCAATGGCATTTTCGCTGCAGGTAAGGTGAACGGTGTTTTTGGCTTGAATCAACGCCTCCAGGATGGCGCCCGGGCTGCCTCTGATGCCCTCAAGTATTTGGGTTATGTTGGAAACGACACCACCGTAGACAGTTTTTCCGGCTCATCGCCTAGCCATCCTTATCCGATTGTGATGCATCCCAAAGGTAAAAACTTTGTGGATTTCGATGAGGATATCAGCGTAAAAGATTTCATTCATGCGGCTCAGGAAGGCTTCGATAACATCGAGTTAATGAAGCGTTTCACGACCGTTGGCATGGGCCCCAGCCAGGGCAAGCATTCAAATATGAATGCGATTCGTATTCTGGCACGCATCAGAAGTCTTCCAGTCAATAAAATTGGCACGACAACGGCACGGCCCTTCTTTCATCCAACACCAATAGGTCATTTGGCAGGCAGGGGGTTGCATCCTCATCGAGATACCCCGCTGCATCAGTGGCACGCAGAACACGGTGCAGTGTTCACGGATGTCGGCGCATGGAAACGTCCAGCCTACTACAAAGTGGATGGGCAAACCAAAGAGCAGTCTATCCAGAACGAAGCAAAAGCCGTCAGAAGTGCAGCCGGCATCATTGATGTCAGTACCTTAGGCAAGATAGAGATTCATGGCGCCAATGCCGCTGAATTTTTGGAACGTTTCTATACTGGTAATTTTAAAGATCAAAGGGTTGGGCGCTCCCGATATGCCTTAATGCTGGACGAATCAGGGGTGATGGTAGATGACGGTGTCGCGTGCCGGATCGCAGAAAATTTCTTCTATGTGACCGCAAGTACCAGCAATGCAGCCGCGGTTTACCGTGAGATGCAGCGGTGGAATCAGATTTGGGGCCTGAATGTGACCTTCATCAATGTCACGGGCGCATATGGCGCGGTGAACATTGCCGGGCCATTGGCCAGAAAGGTGCTGCAGAAAATCACCCTTTTGGATCTTTCTGAAGACCAGTTTTTATTAGGTGCAGTAGCCGATACATCCATAGGAGAAATAAAGGCACGTGTGATTCGCGTTGGATTTGTCTCTAATCAGGCCTATGAGATCCATGTGCCTGCCTCATCTGTGCTTAAGTTGTGGAATTTGCTGCTAGACAGTGGAAGCGTTGATGGGCGTGTTAAACCATTTGGGACAGAGGCACAAAGATTGCTTCGATTGGAAATGGGCCACCCATTAGTGGGGCATGATACCGATGGTCTTACAAACCCCTTTGAGCTTGGTGCTGACTGGGCCATCAACCTCAATAAATCTTTCTTTATCGGTAAACGCAGTTTGCAAATTATCCGCAAACGTCCTCTGCTAAAAAAACTGGTGGCTTTTTCGTTTAAGCCAGATTTCCAGGGCCCTGTGCCATGTGAATGTAATTTAGTGATCAGCAAGAGTGGCCAGATTGAGGGCAGGGTCACCAGTCTATCGTTGAGTCCTACACTGCAAAGATTCATCGGGTTTGCATATGTATCCCCAACGAATACAACGTTGGGTGACGTCTTGAGTATTAGAACTGACAGCGGCCAGATGGTGGAGGCCTATGTTGTGCAGTCACCATTTATTGAAGGGGATTAA
- a CDS encoding sarcosine oxidase subunit gamma, whose protein sequence is MEMVFDRLSPVSFAQSGLTMKKAILNGMEIVLSYENTDIEMQRMKKLGICDVSAFSRAGIKGAKAVEWLESQGFTVPEAPNTWRKDHAGGLVLRLGRSEFLLEGFHQGQIAINANDAPEHLYEVARYDASFILSGVHFHSAFSEICALDLSEGAFAADAVLMTSVAGVSVTLIRQLLNGELVYRLWCDGSYGNYMWSTLTEIAGEFGGGAVGLDVHFKQMITSS, encoded by the coding sequence ATGGAAATGGTATTTGACCGACTCTCCCCCGTCAGTTTTGCGCAATCAGGGTTAACGATGAAGAAAGCAATCTTGAATGGGATGGAAATCGTTCTAAGTTATGAAAATACGGATATCGAGATGCAAAGGATGAAGAAGCTCGGTATTTGTGATGTGAGCGCATTTTCCAGAGCAGGCATTAAAGGAGCAAAGGCCGTTGAGTGGCTTGAATCCCAAGGCTTTACCGTGCCAGAAGCACCCAATACATGGCGTAAAGATCACGCTGGAGGATTGGTGTTAAGACTTGGGCGGAGTGAATTTTTATTGGAAGGTTTCCACCAAGGGCAGATTGCAATCAATGCAAATGATGCACCAGAGCATCTTTATGAAGTGGCGCGTTATGACGCTTCGTTCATCCTGAGCGGCGTGCATTTCCACAGTGCATTCAGTGAAATATGTGCACTAGACCTGAGTGAAGGCGCGTTTGCTGCGGATGCTGTGTTGATGACCAGTGTGGCTGGCGTGTCTGTGACTTTAATCCGCCAATTGCTGAATGGGGAGCTGGTCTACCGCTTATGGTGCGATGGTAGCTATGGTAACTACATGTGGAGCACGCTCACCGAAATCGCCGGGGAGTTCGGCGGAGGCGCTGTTGGCCTGGATGTTCACTTCAAACAGATGATAACTAGTTCTTGA
- the glnT gene encoding type III glutamate--ammonia ligase: MKSLQEAQKFLQENKVKYVLAQFVDIHGVAKVKSVPAEHLNDILTKGAGFAGGAIWGTGIAPNGPDYMAVGELSTIGLVPWQPGYARLVCDGHVNNKPHEYDARVVLKKQIARLSERGWTFYTGLEPEFSLLRRDEQGQILPFDETDTLQKPCYDYKGITRHSEYLGKLTESLIAAGMDVYQIDHEDANGQFEINYTYSECLKSADDYILFKMAASEIANEMGMICSFMPKPFSNRPGNGMHMHMSIGDGEKSLFQDDNDPSGLGLSSLAYHFLGGILAHAPALTALCNPTVNSYKRLVVGRSLTGSTWAPAYISYGNNNRSTLVRIPYGRLELRLPDGSCNPYLATAAVIAAGLDGVARQLNPGKGHDENLYDYSPEQLQALKIGILPQNLGEALDALESDAVIMDALGANLAQEFLKIKRMEWIDYQRHVSQWEIDRYVEFF, from the coding sequence ATGAAGTCTTTGCAGGAAGCACAAAAGTTTTTGCAGGAAAACAAGGTCAAGTACGTCCTTGCCCAATTCGTCGATATTCATGGGGTAGCTAAGGTAAAGTCAGTACCTGCTGAGCATCTCAACGATATTCTGACGAAGGGCGCAGGTTTTGCTGGTGGTGCAATTTGGGGGACAGGCATTGCACCCAATGGCCCTGATTATATGGCGGTTGGTGAGCTGAGCACCATTGGCTTGGTGCCTTGGCAACCTGGTTATGCGCGACTGGTGTGCGATGGGCATGTTAACAATAAACCGCATGAATATGATGCACGCGTCGTTCTTAAGAAGCAGATTGCCCGGTTATCCGAACGTGGATGGACTTTCTACACAGGATTAGAGCCAGAGTTCTCATTACTGCGTCGTGACGAACAGGGTCAGATTCTGCCGTTTGATGAAACTGATACGTTGCAAAAACCCTGTTACGACTATAAAGGGATCACCAGACACTCTGAGTATCTGGGTAAGTTAACTGAGTCGCTGATTGCGGCAGGGATGGATGTTTATCAAATCGATCATGAGGATGCGAATGGTCAGTTTGAAATTAACTACACCTATTCTGAATGCCTCAAAAGTGCAGACGATTACATTTTATTCAAGATGGCTGCGAGTGAAATAGCCAATGAGATGGGCATGATCTGCTCGTTCATGCCTAAGCCATTTAGCAATCGGCCAGGCAATGGTATGCACATGCATATGTCCATAGGGGATGGAGAAAAAAGCCTGTTCCAAGACGACAATGATCCCTCTGGCCTAGGGTTGTCTAGCCTGGCCTATCATTTCCTGGGCGGGATCCTCGCGCATGCCCCGGCACTGACCGCCTTATGTAATCCGACCGTAAATTCGTACAAAAGACTGGTCGTTGGGCGCTCATTAACTGGGTCAACGTGGGCGCCAGCGTATATCAGTTACGGTAACAATAACCGTTCGACATTGGTGCGTATTCCTTATGGCCGCTTAGAACTGCGGCTCCCTGACGGCAGCTGTAATCCATATCTTGCAACTGCAGCCGTGATCGCAGCGGGCTTGGATGGCGTTGCCCGTCAGTTAAACCCAGGCAAGGGGCATGATGAGAATCTCTACGATTACAGCCCCGAGCAACTTCAAGCGTTGAAAATTGGCATCCTTCCACAGAATCTGGGTGAGGCATTGGATGCGCTTGAGAGTGATGCGGTCATCATGGATGCGCTGGGGGCAAATCTTGCCCAAGAGTTTTTAAAGATCAAACGCATGGAGTGGATAGATTATCAACGGCATGTTTCCCAGTGGGAAATTGATAGGTATGTTGAGTTCTTTTAA
- a CDS encoding glutamine amidotransferase family protein: MCGIVGLLVKNQSMRANIGQLMMPMLIGMTERGPDSAGMAVFTSPVDANALKYSLYAPTADFSWKALERDFNSEHSDQVTLAVKGNHAILTSAVDTAKVKSWIKQAYPQIHILSVGQSIDVYKDTGLPADVAARYDLPALSGTHLVGHTRMATESAITPAHAHPFTAGTDWCLVHNGSLSNPNSLRRKLQHEGINFETDNDTEAACRFLEWRMREGDDLKTALEHGFDELDGFYTLLMGTKDQLALVRDPFACKPAVVAEHDDYVAIASEFRSLAHLPDVKNAHVFEPSPKEMYVWKV; encoded by the coding sequence ATGTGTGGAATTGTAGGATTACTGGTTAAAAACCAGAGTATGCGCGCAAATATCGGTCAATTGATGATGCCGATGCTGATTGGGATGACAGAGCGAGGACCGGACTCTGCTGGCATGGCTGTGTTTACATCGCCTGTGGATGCAAATGCGTTGAAATATAGCCTGTATGCACCGACGGCAGATTTTAGCTGGAAGGCATTGGAGCGAGACTTTAATTCTGAGCACTCAGATCAGGTCACTCTCGCGGTGAAGGGTAATCATGCGATTCTCACCTCCGCAGTGGACACCGCGAAAGTAAAAAGCTGGATCAAGCAAGCCTATCCGCAGATTCATATCCTTTCTGTGGGTCAATCGATCGACGTGTACAAAGATACCGGCCTGCCTGCGGATGTGGCTGCGCGTTATGATTTGCCAGCATTGAGTGGCACGCATTTGGTCGGGCATACACGGATGGCGACTGAATCTGCCATTACGCCAGCGCATGCGCACCCTTTTACAGCAGGCACTGACTGGTGCCTGGTGCACAATGGATCTCTTTCTAACCCCAACAGCCTCCGTCGCAAGCTGCAACATGAAGGGATCAATTTTGAAACCGACAATGACACTGAAGCAGCCTGCCGCTTCCTTGAGTGGCGTATGCGTGAAGGCGACGATTTGAAAACCGCCCTGGAACATGGTTTCGACGAGCTGGATGGTTTCTATACATTGTTGATGGGTACCAAAGATCAATTGGCCTTGGTGAGGGATCCATTTGCTTGTAAGCCTGCAGTGGTCGCGGAGCATGATGATTATGTCGCGATCGCTTCAGAGTTCCGCTCTTTAGCCCACCTTCCTGATGTGAAGAATGCTCACGTTTTTGAACCTTCACCAAAGGAGATGTACGTATGGAAAGTCTAA
- a CDS encoding protein glxC produces the protein MESLKFDLENTELRAVNQYLHRPAAELSGKNVVISNPNGAHNIAVGLNAEVNVTIDGHAGYYAAGMNQLATVTVTGSASTGVAENMMSGVVHVKGFASNAAGATAQGGLLIIDGDAGLRCGISLKGADIVVGGSVGSFSAFMAQAGNLVVLGDAGEALGDSLYEARLFVRGNVKSLGADCEEKEMDQESRNILVDLLAKSGHADVDPDSFKLFGSARTLYNFHVDNAGAY, from the coding sequence ATGGAAAGTCTAAAATTTGACTTGGAAAATACCGAGTTGAGAGCCGTTAATCAATATCTGCATCGTCCTGCAGCAGAGTTGAGTGGTAAAAACGTGGTCATTAGCAATCCCAATGGTGCTCACAACATCGCAGTCGGCCTGAATGCTGAGGTGAATGTCACAATCGATGGTCACGCCGGATATTACGCCGCAGGCATGAACCAACTGGCGACAGTCACTGTGACCGGAAGTGCCTCCACTGGTGTGGCGGAGAATATGATGTCCGGCGTGGTACATGTGAAAGGCTTCGCTTCTAATGCTGCTGGCGCTACGGCGCAAGGTGGTTTGTTAATCATTGACGGTGACGCCGGGCTTCGCTGCGGCATCTCGCTCAAAGGGGCTGATATTGTGGTTGGCGGTTCTGTGGGCAGCTTTTCCGCATTCATGGCACAAGCTGGCAATCTGGTGGTGCTTGGAGACGCAGGTGAGGCATTAGGCGACTCATTATATGAGGCTAGACTCTTTGTGCGCGGTAATGTCAAGAGCTTGGGTGCCGATTGTGAAGAGAAGGAGATGGATCAGGAGTCACGCAATATTTTAGTGGATCTTCTGGCCAAATCAGGCCACGCAGACGTGGATCCGGATAGCTTCAAATTATTTGGCTCTGCACGCACTCTCTATAACTTCCATGTTGATAACGCAGGAGCATATTAA
- a CDS encoding FMN-binding glutamate synthase family protein, translating into MSDTSKKTPQTEPRFSATFDPGTMSEIRRAAATGIYDIRGAGAKRKLPHFDDLLFLGASVSRYPLEGYREKCGTDVVLGTRYAKKPIHLKTPVTIAGMSFGALSGPAKEALGRGASAVGTSTTTGDGGMTPEERGQSSILVYQYLPSRYGMNPDDLRKADAIEVVIGQGAKPGGGGMLLGQKISDRVAKMRCLPKGVDQRSACRHPDWTGPDDLEIKIAELREITDWEKPIYVKVGATRPYFDVTLAVKSGADVVVLDGMQGGTAATQEVFIEHVGIPILAAIRPAVQALQDMGMHRKVQLIVSGGIRNGADVAKALALGADAVAIGTAALIALGDNDPHLEEEYQKLGTTAGAYDDWHEGKDPAGITTQDPELMKRLDPVKAGRRLANYLSVLTMEAQVIARACGKSHLHNLEPEDLVALTIESAAMAKVPLAGTNWIPGASSF; encoded by the coding sequence ATGAGCGATACCTCTAAAAAAACTCCGCAAACAGAACCGCGTTTTTCTGCGACGTTCGATCCGGGAACGATGTCAGAAATTCGCCGTGCAGCAGCCACCGGTATTTATGATATTCGTGGCGCGGGTGCTAAACGAAAATTGCCACATTTCGATGACCTACTATTCTTGGGGGCTTCTGTCAGTCGATATCCACTGGAAGGTTATCGTGAGAAATGTGGCACAGATGTGGTCCTCGGAACACGTTATGCCAAGAAACCTATTCATCTCAAAACACCAGTGACTATCGCGGGCATGAGCTTTGGTGCGCTGTCTGGGCCAGCAAAAGAGGCGCTGGGCCGTGGGGCAAGCGCAGTCGGTACCAGTACAACCACTGGGGATGGCGGTATGACGCCTGAGGAGCGTGGTCAGTCTTCGATTCTGGTCTATCAATACTTGCCTTCCCGGTATGGCATGAATCCAGATGATCTGCGGAAAGCGGATGCCATTGAAGTGGTGATTGGCCAAGGCGCGAAGCCTGGTGGCGGGGGGATGTTGCTGGGCCAGAAAATTAGTGACCGTGTCGCGAAAATGCGTTGCTTGCCTAAAGGCGTCGATCAACGTTCTGCCTGTCGTCATCCAGACTGGACTGGTCCAGATGACTTGGAAATTAAGATTGCTGAACTGCGTGAGATCACAGATTGGGAAAAACCAATTTATGTGAAGGTGGGTGCGACGCGTCCATATTTTGATGTCACTCTCGCTGTTAAATCGGGTGCCGATGTTGTGGTACTCGATGGTATGCAAGGTGGGACCGCTGCCACACAAGAGGTGTTTATTGAACATGTGGGTATTCCGATTCTTGCGGCAATTCGACCAGCTGTACAGGCACTGCAAGATATGGGTATGCACCGTAAAGTTCAGCTGATTGTTTCAGGTGGTATCAGAAATGGTGCTGATGTCGCTAAAGCTTTGGCGTTGGGCGCAGATGCTGTTGCTATCGGCACCGCTGCATTAATTGCGTTGGGTGATAACGATCCACATCTGGAAGAGGAATACCAAAAACTTGGGACCACTGCCGGCGCTTATGATGATTGGCATGAAGGCAAGGACCCTGCAGGGATTACTACTCAAGATCCAGAGTTGATGAAGCGTTTAGATCCGGTGAAAGCTGGCCGTCGCCTTGCAAACTATCTCTCTGTGCTGACGATGGAGGCTCAGGTGATTGCTAGAGCATGCGGTAAATCTCATTTGCATAATTTGGAACCTGAGGATTTGGTGGCACTCACGATTGAATCAGCTGCGATGGCCAAGGTTCCGCTCGCAGGCACTAACTGGATTCCAGGCGCGTCTTCGTTCTGA
- a CDS encoding YihY/virulence factor BrkB family protein: MKQVWLLVKTAFVGWRDDYAQSMGAALAYYTLFSIAPLLLIVISIAGLIFGQEAARGEIIGQLNSLMGQRGAVAIQTLLESVSRPSEGIAATAIGVVLLLVGATSVFGELQDSLDRIWKAPMREGSGLWYLLRVRLLSFGMILGIGFLLMVSLVFSAGLAAISKWWSPVFSGWILIAGILNTVFSFALTTGMFAMIYKTMPRAQIQWDEVWIGAIITAVLFTIGKWLIGIYIGNSAFSSAYGAAGSILVLLIWVYYSAQIFLMGAELTRAYSHVMGRAKRIDVD, translated from the coding sequence ATGAAACAAGTCTGGCTACTGGTGAAAACGGCCTTTGTCGGTTGGCGGGATGATTACGCACAAAGCATGGGTGCCGCCCTGGCTTACTACACGTTGTTCTCGATTGCACCGCTTTTATTGATAGTGATTTCAATTGCGGGGCTGATATTTGGGCAGGAGGCTGCGCGCGGCGAAATTATTGGCCAGTTGAATAGCTTGATGGGGCAACGTGGCGCGGTGGCAATACAAACACTGCTAGAAAGCGTGAGCCGACCGTCCGAAGGCATTGCTGCCACTGCCATTGGGGTGGTGCTATTGCTGGTAGGGGCGACTTCTGTGTTTGGCGAGTTGCAGGACTCGCTGGATCGTATCTGGAAAGCACCGATGCGGGAAGGCAGCGGCTTGTGGTACTTGCTGCGGGTGCGCTTGTTATCGTTTGGCATGATCTTGGGCATCGGCTTTTTGCTCATGGTCTCACTAGTGTTTAGCGCCGGGCTGGCGGCGATCAGCAAATGGTGGTCGCCGGTGTTTTCTGGCTGGATACTGATTGCGGGGATACTGAATACCGTGTTCAGTTTTGCATTGACGACTGGTATGTTCGCCATGATTTACAAGACCATGCCACGTGCACAGATTCAATGGGATGAAGTTTGGATAGGCGCCATCATTACGGCAGTTTTATTCACCATCGGTAAGTGGCTGATTGGCATTTATATCGGCAACAGTGCGTTTTCCAGTGCCTATGGGGCAGCCGGGTCCATTTTGGTATTGTTGATCTGGGTTTATTACTCCGCGCAGATATTCCTGATGGGCGCCGAATTGACGCGTGCCTATTCGCATGTGATGGGCAGGGCAAAGCGTATTGACGTTGATTGA
- a CDS encoding helix-turn-helix transcriptional regulator translates to MIYVELKNVILKKQLEWGRTITITEIADASGISRMTLHRMLKDRTYNASTEHLNKLCAYLQCDLFTLIRWEPDLPVAQVHVA, encoded by the coding sequence GTGATTTACGTAGAGTTAAAGAACGTTATTTTAAAAAAACAATTAGAGTGGGGCAGAACCATCACCATCACCGAAATTGCAGATGCAAGCGGGATTAGCCGCATGACTTTGCACAGAATGCTCAAAGACCGGACCTATAATGCCAGTACCGAGCACTTGAACAAGCTATGTGCTTACCTGCAGTGCGATTTATTTACCCTGATCCGTTGGGAGCCTGATCTGCCAGTCGCGCAGGTACATGTTGCCTGA